A window of the Methanocella sp. genome harbors these coding sequences:
- a CDS encoding universal stress protein codes for MTFRILLATDGSPFSNKAADYCIDMAKKLNADVTAVYVISMKHFEIYALEHHDDITGYEDENIRVSKEANSAVDYAAHRAGEKGVIMTTRIVRGYPADEIVKIAKDENFDLIVVGNLGKSGIERALMGSVSGAIVMHAPCPVLVVRGR; via the coding sequence ATGACGTTCAGGATCCTTCTTGCGACGGACGGCTCGCCTTTTAGTAATAAAGCGGCCGATTATTGTATCGACATGGCGAAAAAGCTTAACGCCGACGTGACGGCCGTATACGTCATCAGCATGAAGCACTTCGAGATCTACGCGCTGGAGCACCACGACGATATAACCGGCTACGAGGACGAGAACATCCGCGTCTCGAAAGAGGCAAACTCGGCGGTAGACTATGCGGCACACCGGGCAGGGGAGAAGGGCGTAATCATGACGACGCGTATAGTGCGCGGCTATCCGGCCGATGAGATCGTCAAGATCGCAAAGGACGAGAACTTCGACCTCATCGTCGTAGGTAACCTGGGCAAGTCCGGCATCGAGCGGGCGCTCATGGGCAGCGTCTCCGGGGCCATAGTCATGCACGCGCCATGCCCGGTACTCGTCGTGCGTGGCAGGTGA
- a CDS encoding ABC transporter substrate-binding protein: MKKRGLNWRRDAEKFALAILAVCLLMVALSGCTSSSMQPTRNFTTITPGMLEVVTGSTNAPFVWINTSVSDPQERYTGFDVDLMREIAKELKCQVEFVSQPFSTIITSVQAGQYDCAIDSLSITGERQTRVAFSDPYYMAQQSILVRANDSSINNASDLVAKGKLICVQSGTTGEAAARNLPGVNPANIKSYERYNDMLTELQLGSVDAVIMDYPINQYYSDIYAGSFKFTGQLFPEKEPYAIVINKENVKLTAAIDRALANIKADGRYEALLNKYHLDATSAFSG; encoded by the coding sequence ATGAAAAAGAGAGGTCTTAATTGGAGAAGAGATGCAGAAAAATTCGCTTTAGCGATTCTGGCCGTTTGTCTGCTGATGGTCGCCCTGTCCGGCTGTACGAGCTCTTCGATGCAGCCTACACGGAATTTTACGACGATAACGCCTGGCATGCTCGAGGTCGTGACCGGGTCGACCAATGCCCCGTTCGTCTGGATCAACACATCGGTCAGCGACCCGCAGGAAAGATACACCGGCTTCGACGTCGATCTGATGCGGGAGATCGCGAAGGAGCTCAAATGCCAGGTCGAGTTCGTGAGCCAGCCTTTCAGCACGATCATCACGTCCGTGCAGGCGGGGCAGTATGACTGCGCCATCGACTCGCTCTCGATCACGGGCGAAAGGCAGACCCGTGTAGCCTTCTCCGATCCGTACTATATGGCACAGCAGTCAATACTCGTCAGGGCCAACGACTCGTCGATAAACAATGCCAGCGACCTGGTGGCAAAGGGCAAGCTCATCTGCGTCCAGAGCGGCACCACGGGTGAAGCTGCGGCCAGGAACCTGCCGGGAGTTAACCCTGCGAATATCAAGTCATATGAGCGTTATAATGACATGCTTACCGAACTCCAACTTGGCTCCGTTGACGCGGTCATCATGGACTATCCCATCAATCAGTATTATTCTGACATATACGCCGGGTCCTTCAAGTTCACGGGACAGCTTTTCCCGGAAAAGGAGCCCTATGCCATCGTCATCAATAAGGAGAACGTAAAGCTCACCGCCGCGATCGATCGAGCGCTGGCGAATATAAAGGCCGACGGCCGGTACGAGGCGCTATTGAATAAATACCACCTGGACGCGACTTCTGCATTTAGCGGTTAA
- the dnaJ gene encoding molecular chaperone DnaJ, with amino-acid sequence MAEKRDYYEVLGVDKSATVDDIKKAYRKLAMKYHPDQNKEPGAEEKFKELSEAYAVLSDEQKRSQYDKFGHAGMSGYSDADFYNNANFSDIFRDMGFGNYDNLFDLFFGGRGGGQRGQSRGADLRYDLEVDFKDAAFGVEKDVIFPRMDTCDTCHGSGAKPGTKVKNCSDCGGTGQTRQVTQSLFGQMVRVGPCNKCHGRGKLYDTPCPECHGSGKSRHVRQIKVKIPAGVEEGMQLRVAGEGESGMNGMPPGDLYVVVHVKSHPNFQRYGDDILCVLPISITQAVLGDEVEVETLNGKAKLKIPAGTQTDTTFRLRGEGMQSLRMRGRGDMHVKVLVKVPKKLTEHQRKLYEELAVDEKENTKNKNDNKNIFEKIGDAFKS; translated from the coding sequence GTGGCTGAAAAAAGGGACTATTATGAGGTACTGGGCGTCGATAAGAGCGCGACGGTCGACGACATAAAGAAAGCTTATCGTAAGCTCGCCATGAAGTACCACCCGGACCAGAACAAGGAGCCTGGGGCGGAGGAAAAGTTCAAGGAGCTTTCCGAAGCGTATGCCGTGCTTTCGGACGAGCAGAAGCGCTCTCAGTACGATAAATTCGGCCACGCCGGCATGTCGGGCTACTCCGACGCCGACTTTTACAATAACGCGAACTTCAGCGACATCTTCCGGGACATGGGCTTCGGGAACTACGATAATCTATTCGACCTGTTCTTCGGAGGCCGGGGCGGAGGCCAGCGCGGCCAGTCCCGGGGCGCCGACCTGCGCTATGACCTGGAGGTCGACTTCAAGGACGCCGCCTTCGGCGTCGAGAAAGACGTAATATTCCCGAGGATGGATACCTGCGATACCTGCCATGGCTCGGGCGCGAAGCCCGGGACGAAGGTGAAGAACTGCAGCGACTGCGGCGGCACCGGCCAGACCCGGCAGGTCACGCAGAGCCTGTTCGGCCAGATGGTCCGCGTAGGGCCGTGTAATAAATGCCACGGCAGAGGTAAATTATACGATACGCCGTGCCCCGAGTGCCACGGCAGCGGCAAGTCCCGCCACGTCCGGCAGATCAAGGTCAAGATACCGGCGGGCGTCGAGGAGGGCATGCAGCTTCGAGTCGCCGGCGAGGGCGAGTCCGGCATGAACGGCATGCCGCCAGGCGATCTTTATGTCGTCGTCCACGTCAAGTCCCATCCAAACTTCCAGCGCTACGGGGACGACATCCTGTGCGTCCTGCCCATATCGATCACGCAGGCCGTGCTGGGCGACGAGGTCGAGGTGGAGACGCTCAACGGCAAGGCGAAGCTCAAGATACCGGCGGGCACGCAGACCGACACCACGTTCCGCCTCCGGGGCGAAGGCATGCAAAGCCTGCGCATGCGGGGCCGGGGCGACATGCACGTGAAAGTCCTCGTCAAGGTGCCCAAGAAGCTGACCGAGCACCAGAGAAAGCTTTACGAGGAGCTTGCCGTCGACGAGAAAGAAAACACGAAGAACAAAAATGACAATAAAAACATTTTCGAGAAGATCGGCGACGCGTTTAAATCCTGA
- the dnaK gene encoding molecular chaperone DnaK: MSKIIGIDLGTSNSEAAILEGGKPTIIPSAEGARLFPSYVAFTKTGERLVGEAARRQAVTNPERTVLAIKRKMGTDFKVDIDGKKYTPQEISAMILSKIKQDAEAFLGEKVTQAVITVPAYFNDNQRQATKDAGTIAGLEVLRVINEPTAAALAYGLDKSGTQKILVFDLGGGTLDVTIMEMGEGVFEVLSTSGDTQLGGTDMDNRIIDYIANTFQKENGIDLRKDKMAMQRLRDAAEKAKIELSSTLQTNINLPFITANQNGPKHLDMTLTRAKLEELVRDVVDRCYAPMRQAVSDAKLTANAIDHIILVGGPTRMPMVQEMVRKFFGKEPERGIDPMECVAMGAAIQGGVLAGEVKDLLLLDVTPLSLGIETYGAVFTKLIERNTTIPTRKSQVFSTAADNQTSVEIHVLQGERPMAADNTTLGRFHLIGIPPAPRGIPQIEVTFDIDANGIMNVKAKDLGTGKEQAITITASTKLSKDQIDRMMKDAEKFASEDAKKKEKAEVINNADSILYAAQKTITEAGDKITADQKDHINKGIEALKEAQKTDDLDKIKAETESLTKVVNEAATVMYQQAAQAYQQQQQAQQQAKQQAQPNGGGKDPNVVDAEFEVKNDGKKN, translated from the coding sequence ATGTCCAAGATTATCGGCATAGACCTTGGTACGAGCAATTCGGAGGCGGCCATCCTCGAAGGTGGCAAGCCGACCATTATACCGAGCGCGGAGGGTGCCAGACTATTCCCCTCCTACGTGGCGTTCACGAAGACGGGCGAGCGGCTCGTTGGCGAGGCGGCACGGCGCCAGGCCGTGACAAACCCGGAGCGGACGGTCCTTGCCATCAAGCGTAAGATGGGCACGGACTTCAAGGTGGACATCGACGGCAAGAAGTATACGCCGCAGGAGATCTCCGCCATGATCCTGTCCAAGATAAAGCAGGACGCGGAGGCGTTCCTGGGCGAGAAGGTCACGCAGGCCGTCATCACGGTCCCGGCGTACTTTAACGATAACCAGCGGCAGGCCACCAAGGATGCCGGCACAATCGCCGGCCTGGAAGTCCTGCGCGTCATTAACGAGCCCACCGCGGCCGCGTTAGCGTATGGACTTGACAAGTCGGGCACCCAGAAGATCCTTGTCTTCGACCTGGGCGGCGGAACGCTCGATGTCACCATCATGGAGATGGGCGAGGGCGTCTTCGAAGTGCTTTCCACCTCGGGCGATACGCAGCTCGGCGGCACCGACATGGATAACCGCATCATCGACTACATCGCCAACACGTTCCAAAAGGAAAATGGCATCGACCTGCGGAAGGACAAGATGGCTATGCAGCGCCTGCGGGACGCGGCCGAGAAGGCGAAGATCGAGCTGTCCAGCACCCTGCAGACGAACATTAATCTGCCGTTCATTACGGCCAACCAGAACGGCCCCAAGCACCTGGACATGACCCTCACGCGGGCCAAGCTCGAAGAGCTGGTCCGGGACGTCGTTGACCGGTGCTACGCCCCCATGAGGCAGGCCGTCTCGGACGCCAAGCTCACGGCTAACGCCATCGACCACATAATTCTTGTCGGCGGCCCTACGAGGATGCCCATGGTGCAGGAAATGGTCCGCAAGTTCTTCGGCAAGGAGCCGGAGCGCGGAATAGACCCCATGGAATGCGTCGCGATGGGCGCGGCAATCCAGGGCGGCGTTCTGGCGGGCGAGGTCAAAGACCTGTTACTCCTGGACGTCACACCCCTGTCGCTGGGCATCGAGACTTATGGCGCCGTATTTACTAAACTCATCGAGCGCAACACGACCATCCCCACCCGAAAGAGCCAGGTGTTCTCGACCGCCGCGGATAACCAGACGTCCGTCGAGATCCACGTGCTCCAGGGCGAGAGGCCCATGGCCGCAGACAACACGACCCTCGGCCGGTTCCACCTGATCGGGATCCCGCCGGCACCGAGGGGCATTCCCCAGATCGAGGTGACGTTCGACATAGACGCCAACGGCATAATGAACGTCAAGGCGAAGGACCTGGGCACGGGCAAGGAGCAGGCCATCACCATAACCGCGTCGACCAAGCTGTCCAAGGACCAGATCGACCGCATGATGAAAGACGCCGAAAAGTTCGCCTCCGAGGACGCTAAGAAGAAGGAGAAGGCGGAGGTCATAAACAACGCCGACTCCATACTATACGCGGCCCAGAAGACCATCACCGAGGCTGGCGATAAGATCACGGCCGACCAGAAGGACCATATCAACAAGGGCATCGAAGCGCTAAAAGAAGCCCAGAAGACCGACGACCTGGACAAAATAAAGGCGGAGACCGAGAGCCTCACTAAAGTCGTCAACGAGGCAGCGACCGTGATGTACCAGCAGGCGGCCCAGGCCTACCAGCAACAGCAGCAGGCCCAGCAGCAGGCCAAGCAGCAGGCCCAGCCCAACGGCGGCGGCAAGGACCCGAACGTGGTCGACGCAGAGTTCGAAGTAAAGAATGACGGGAAGAAGAACTAA
- a CDS encoding carboxypeptidase-like regulatory domain-containing protein — protein sequence MSRSLRSIGLLIIFILLITAVAGAFLLVVNAASGGPADDVRITSARDFLFAYQPQSPAGDAVLVTAQLFRGGQPLKQAGIPVKFSLSDGRFATLDDSTAYTDEWGMATTHVRSYDSGQAMSEKPFLLVVSASAAGKSAQLTLPVTHYVSLRGTVKNKNGDLVQGATVAVLYKRTHSPVNAMGATSTSDIDGRYSLERVPTDLGDMVVYAKKGDLETYMPASFPSGG from the coding sequence ATGAGCAGATCATTGAGGAGCATAGGCTTGCTCATCATTTTCATACTATTGATAACGGCGGTTGCAGGCGCGTTCTTACTCGTCGTGAACGCCGCTTCCGGCGGCCCCGCGGACGATGTCAGGATTACTTCAGCCAGGGATTTCCTGTTCGCATACCAGCCGCAAAGCCCGGCGGGGGACGCCGTATTAGTTACTGCACAGCTCTTCAGGGGCGGCCAGCCGCTCAAGCAGGCCGGCATACCGGTGAAATTCAGCCTGAGCGACGGGAGGTTTGCCACGCTCGACGATAGCACGGCCTACACGGACGAATGGGGCATGGCGACGACTCACGTCAGGTCCTATGACTCGGGCCAGGCGATGTCAGAAAAGCCTTTCCTGCTGGTCGTATCGGCTTCAGCCGCGGGTAAGTCCGCGCAGCTCACGCTGCCCGTCACGCACTACGTCTCGCTCAGGGGCACGGTGAAAAATAAGAACGGGGACCTGGTGCAGGGAGCGACGGTCGCCGTGCTCTACAAAAGGACACACAGCCCGGTCAATGCCATGGGCGCCACGTCCACGAGCGATATCGACGGGAGATACAGCCTGGAAAGAGTGCCGACGGACCTGGGCGACATGGTAGTCTATGCGAAAAAGGGCGACCTCGAGACATACATGCCCGCCAGCTTTCCATCGGGAGGCTGA
- a CDS encoding ABC transporter substrate-binding protein, with amino-acid sequence MLFSGCTSSSAPDIRAMNFTTITPGKLSVATGTSYPPFVWINTSESDPQARYTGFEIDLMREIAKELNCPVEFTSQPFSAIITAIQAKQYDCAIDSLSITGDRQTKVSFSDPYYYIQQSILARADDNSITDPSDLAAKNKTVVASPASTGMDLARNGLGIKQENIKTYGHIRDAIPELKIGAVDAIVMDYPTARSYYDAYPGSFKFVGQPFPQKEPYGIIANKENTKLIAAINLALAKIRADGRYDNLLNKYHLENMSASP; translated from the coding sequence ATGTTATTCAGCGGGTGCACGAGCTCTTCGGCCCCCGATATTCGGGCGATGAATTTTACGACGATCACTCCGGGTAAGCTATCCGTGGCGACCGGCACGTCTTACCCGCCGTTCGTCTGGATCAACACGTCGGAAAGCGACCCCCAGGCAAGATATACGGGCTTTGAGATCGACCTGATGCGGGAGATCGCGAAGGAGCTGAACTGCCCGGTCGAGTTCACCAGCCAGCCCTTCAGTGCCATCATCACGGCGATCCAGGCGAAGCAGTATGACTGCGCCATCGATAGCCTGTCCATCACGGGAGATCGGCAGACCAAGGTATCCTTCTCGGACCCGTATTACTATATCCAGCAATCCATCCTCGCACGGGCGGACGATAATTCGATCACGGACCCGTCCGACCTCGCGGCTAAGAATAAAACTGTGGTCGCCAGCCCGGCTTCGACTGGCATGGACCTCGCAAGGAACGGGCTGGGCATCAAGCAGGAGAACATCAAGACATACGGGCACATAAGGGACGCGATACCGGAGCTGAAGATCGGCGCCGTGGATGCCATCGTAATGGATTACCCGACGGCCAGAAGCTACTATGACGCATACCCCGGCTCGTTCAAGTTCGTCGGCCAGCCCTTCCCGCAGAAGGAGCCCTATGGCATTATCGCCAATAAGGAGAACACGAAGCTGATCGCCGCGATCAACCTCGCGCTGGCAAAGATCAGGGCCGATGGCCGGTATGACAACCTATTAAATAAGTATCACCTGGAAAATATGTCAGCCAGCCCATAA
- a CDS encoding tetratricopeptide repeat protein has protein sequence MRCDWDGIKRLGAYLGLAIDDAPGTPGSIQVICWSLRAFKKKYSPEICARIPGLILETDFSRLPRDGDPDGALARDVFSRLFPKGEDRELLEFSITFRRFAGWFRAAADVTLSVMGVKKEDISLDRPEVKNAVSELKELPCRRLGEMNFYYRTHGYAAISRYVESLLSRYEDKALTRENCRMVIEIMNKVSGHPAYFKSMSAAQKLSEARPLLVAISELQLYSVKEPAKDDLLAALSLLLFNVFPAPKLLKFITRLEPSPGNEALQYDYNAILAMNFMLAGMLDRASAYNEKALKYAGDEEKRAYAHILDSCICLSRGATEEAMNALYRCSTQTKDKRMKATALFYLGIVQYESGNVKEAMESFQISRIGLEDELDVMNACNNIGTCELLLGDMKAAASEFENVDYVGRCMTSNSALQLKSVACGNLGLIYLHTANYDRAIERFKEALKLGRDLHNKKGVADQLGNIGLALKAKKDYHAALEYFRSSVNVSFLEDYLDGARFSLAQIDQLMALEGRYDEAEAFRQEMIRRNPGIAKMLRR, from the coding sequence ATGCGATGTGACTGGGACGGCATTAAGAGACTGGGAGCATATCTCGGGCTGGCCATCGATGATGCGCCCGGGACTCCGGGCTCCATACAGGTCATCTGCTGGTCCCTGCGCGCCTTTAAGAAGAAATATTCGCCTGAGATATGCGCCCGTATTCCGGGCCTGATCCTCGAGACGGATTTTTCGAGACTGCCCCGGGACGGGGATCCGGATGGGGCCCTGGCCCGCGACGTATTCTCCAGGCTCTTCCCGAAAGGCGAAGACCGGGAGCTTCTGGAGTTTAGCATTACCTTTCGCCGGTTTGCCGGATGGTTCCGGGCCGCGGCCGACGTGACGCTAAGCGTTATGGGGGTGAAAAAAGAGGATATAAGCCTCGACCGGCCGGAAGTGAAGAACGCCGTGTCCGAGCTCAAAGAGCTCCCATGCAGGCGCCTGGGAGAGATGAACTTTTACTATCGCACGCATGGCTATGCCGCCATATCCCGATACGTCGAGTCCCTGCTGAGCCGGTACGAGGATAAAGCCCTCACCCGCGAGAACTGCCGGATGGTCATCGAGATCATGAATAAGGTCTCCGGCCACCCGGCATATTTCAAGTCCATGAGCGCCGCCCAGAAGCTGAGTGAGGCCCGGCCGCTGCTCGTGGCCATATCGGAGCTGCAGCTGTATTCCGTCAAGGAGCCGGCGAAGGATGACCTGCTGGCGGCCCTGAGCCTCCTGCTCTTTAACGTGTTCCCCGCCCCGAAACTGCTAAAATTCATCACGCGCCTCGAGCCCAGTCCAGGAAACGAGGCCCTGCAATATGATTACAACGCGATCCTGGCGATGAACTTCATGCTGGCCGGCATGCTCGACAGGGCGTCTGCCTACAACGAGAAGGCCCTCAAATACGCCGGAGACGAGGAAAAAAGAGCTTATGCGCATATCCTCGACAGCTGTATCTGCCTCAGCCGCGGCGCGACTGAGGAGGCGATGAACGCGCTATACCGCTGCTCGACACAGACGAAGGATAAGCGGATGAAGGCCACAGCGTTATTCTACCTTGGAATCGTCCAGTATGAGTCGGGCAACGTGAAAGAGGCTATGGAATCGTTCCAGATATCCCGGATCGGGCTGGAGGATGAGCTGGACGTCATGAACGCCTGTAATAACATCGGCACCTGCGAGCTGCTGCTGGGAGACATGAAGGCAGCGGCCAGCGAGTTCGAGAACGTGGATTATGTCGGCCGCTGCATGACCAGTAATTCGGCCCTCCAGCTAAAGTCGGTCGCCTGCGGTAACCTGGGCCTGATATACCTGCATACGGCGAACTATGACCGCGCTATCGAACGCTTTAAGGAGGCCCTGAAGCTGGGCCGGGACCTGCATAATAAAAAGGGCGTGGCGGACCAGCTCGGCAACATCGGCCTGGCGCTGAAGGCGAAAAAGGATTACCATGCCGCGCTGGAGTACTTCAGGTCGTCGGTGAACGTCTCTTTCCTGGAAGATTACCTGGACGGCGCACGGTTCTCGCTCGCCCAGATCGACCAGCTGATGGCGCTGGAGGGCCGGTATGACGAGGCCGAGGCCTTCAGGCAGGAGATGATCCGTCGCAATCCTGGCATCGCAAAGATGCTCCGCCGGTGA
- a CDS encoding nucleotide exchange factor GrpE — translation MDSAEVKEKTEESKADDELALAKKQVEEYKNLAMYLRADLENYKKRVAREREDYVKSANEPLILDLLDVYENMERAVETARKSNDSMAKGLEMIYANMKTVLEKHGLRPIKTVGEKFDPYLHEAILQEADDDHEDDTVLEEIQRGYTLNMKVIRCAKVKVSKKGED, via the coding sequence ATGGACTCGGCTGAAGTGAAGGAAAAAACCGAAGAGTCGAAAGCGGATGACGAGCTGGCCCTCGCCAAAAAACAGGTCGAGGAGTATAAGAATCTCGCCATGTACCTGCGTGCGGACCTGGAGAACTATAAGAAGCGGGTCGCCCGCGAGCGCGAAGATTACGTAAAAAGCGCGAACGAGCCCCTCATCCTGGACCTCCTGGACGTCTACGAGAACATGGAGCGGGCGGTCGAGACCGCCCGGAAGTCCAACGACTCTATGGCGAAAGGGCTGGAGATGATCTACGCCAACATGAAGACGGTGCTAGAAAAGCACGGGCTCAGGCCGATCAAGACCGTGGGAGAGAAATTCGACCCGTACCTGCACGAGGCCATTCTGCAGGAGGCCGACGACGACCACGAGGACGACACGGTCCTCGAGGAGATCCAGCGTGGCTACACGCTGAACATGAAAGTCATTCGTTGTGCAAAAGTCAAAGTTTCAAAGAAAGGTGAAGACTAA
- a CDS encoding small ribosomal subunit Rsm22 family protein — MPDKEITSAVKYVSRMKPEFMLSEIRDYVKGDVSLADIYRTIQPLAYDMGIRLEPAGGDYRARRLPAAKSLILNESERKAQEEFLASPGVPDRLEKLIEKYVGKKTGKSWSDPAVIGKLRNAITGQKAEYWKEGSKRRITYETGYSILGYLAYQFPVYFIQSEHILFELAVDGLLKDRMKMLDAGTGPGTVPLALIDIYRRIGRGEAVVYSLEKYDENAEAFNALVPAYAKGTGVKAEKPMRADLRSLKMDELPDNVDLMFFSNVLNELGGDIERKAGIVRGMADKLSKDGNIVIVEPADKASSMEMRRLVVALMNKGLGVYSPCSFIWCVRCHPESCWTFQEREDIRPTRFMQKVAEEEPFKFINTDIKYSYAVLRHDKLSREKYRVPEKAKFARLSRMKDHVGKHINVVASVMSGDLGDKNDHVYKICDGTSAKPVYAILSDYHISPKNEALKAAKYGQIVEIYGVLVRYNKDYDAYNLFVTRNTDVKAAGIEEPHQ; from the coding sequence ATGCCCGATAAGGAGATCACTTCGGCCGTGAAGTACGTCTCGAGGATGAAGCCCGAGTTCATGCTTTCGGAGATCCGTGACTATGTTAAGGGCGACGTGAGCCTCGCGGATATTTATCGTACGATACAGCCGTTAGCGTATGATATGGGCATCCGCCTGGAGCCGGCCGGCGGCGATTACAGGGCCAGGAGGCTGCCTGCGGCTAAATCATTAATCCTCAATGAGAGCGAGCGAAAAGCGCAGGAAGAGTTCCTCGCATCTCCCGGAGTGCCGGATAGGCTGGAGAAGCTCATTGAAAAATATGTGGGAAAAAAGACGGGCAAATCGTGGAGCGATCCGGCCGTCATCGGAAAGCTCAGGAACGCGATTACCGGCCAGAAGGCAGAATACTGGAAGGAGGGCAGCAAGAGAAGGATCACGTACGAGACAGGCTACAGCATCCTCGGATACCTCGCCTACCAGTTTCCTGTTTATTTTATCCAGTCGGAGCATATCCTTTTCGAGCTTGCAGTGGACGGCCTGCTCAAGGACCGCATGAAAATGCTGGACGCCGGCACCGGGCCGGGCACTGTGCCCCTTGCTCTCATCGACATTTATCGCAGGATAGGCCGGGGAGAGGCCGTCGTCTATTCGCTCGAAAAATATGACGAGAACGCCGAGGCGTTCAATGCCCTGGTGCCCGCATATGCGAAAGGCACCGGCGTAAAGGCTGAAAAGCCGATGAGGGCCGACCTCCGGAGCCTGAAAATGGACGAGCTTCCGGATAATGTCGACCTAATGTTCTTTTCCAACGTGCTGAACGAGCTGGGCGGCGACATCGAGCGAAAAGCGGGCATCGTCCGAGGTATGGCCGATAAGCTATCAAAGGACGGGAATATCGTCATCGTCGAGCCCGCGGATAAGGCCAGCTCGATGGAGATGCGAAGGCTTGTCGTGGCCCTGATGAATAAAGGCCTGGGTGTCTACAGCCCGTGTTCGTTCATCTGGTGCGTGCGCTGCCATCCCGAATCCTGCTGGACATTCCAGGAAAGAGAGGATATACGGCCAACCCGGTTCATGCAGAAGGTCGCCGAAGAGGAGCCGTTCAAGTTCATCAACACGGATATCAAGTACTCCTACGCCGTGCTGCGCCACGATAAGCTGTCCCGGGAGAAGTACCGTGTCCCGGAAAAGGCGAAGTTCGCCCGTCTCTCGAGGATGAAGGACCACGTCGGGAAGCACATAAACGTCGTGGCGTCGGTCATGTCCGGCGACCTGGGCGATAAAAATGACCACGTCTATAAGATATGCGACGGCACTTCGGCCAAGCCCGTATACGCCATCCTGTCCGATTACCATATAAGCCCGAAGAACGAGGCGCTCAAGGCAGCGAAGTACGGGCAGATCGTGGAGATTTACGGCGTGCTGGTACGGTATAATAAAGACTACGACGCATACAACCTTTTTGTCACACGGAACACAGATGTAAAAGCGGCCGGCATTGAAGAGCCTCACCAGTAG